A region from the Plasmodium berghei ANKA genome assembly, chromosome: 9 genome encodes:
- a CDS encoding IWS1-like protein, putative — protein MKANDNKDIEGLLNDSNLFDEKNPSKENNVESFKKKMKAMMKPPSKKKRKTNESSNSQKENDDGEGGQENLNENENMNDSNKIRKKRKKSIKLKKLNNDDDQSEQSNNDENNEENKEDEQNEQNKSSVQSKDDIFGDDDENIEEEDNGNHKLQKNDKSKKKNKKLLKKNTLIYSEAEEGEEESDNDSDDFDDFENEDLINDNNITKNKSNKRMRDELGIVEYDAENGDDTIDMNKMEKKQKTHFDEILENLKSKRKKVQKISEDDGLQYCENVLNQMILMHEQDIQNVKEKKPATAKLQIIDEVCKILTKPKWKPFFMKLNIYHVLALWLMPLPKNTLPNFTIRTNLLKVIQQLPITIKSLRGSQLGKIMTFLHTHKDETDENKKIIRNILQNWMGPIIGINANYKQFAKERQKRILENPEYHKKLLEKAKTLIPDSISIEKEEEQNELKRHASIPYNSECSFLINVPSSIPDINKKVLQKSRIKKLADNMRLLKRVTKSQKVSIEGKGVAAAP, from the coding sequence atgAAGGCAAATGATAACAAAGATATAGAGGGACTATTGAACGACTCAAATTTGTTCGACGAAAAAAATCCttcaaaagaaaataatgtcgaaagctttaaaaaaaagatgaagGCTATGATGAAACCACcttctaaaaaaaagaggaaAACCAATGAAAGCTCAAATTCACAgaaagaaaatgatgatgGCGAGGGAGGTCAGGAAAATTtgaatgaaaatgaaaatatgaatgaTAGTAACAAaatcagaaaaaaaaggaaaaagaGTATCAAATTGAAAAAGTTAAATAACGATGACGATCAAAGTGAGCAAAGCAATAATGATGAgaataatgaagaaaataaagagGACGAACAAAATGAACAGAATAAAAGTAGTGTTCAGTCTAAGGATGACATTTTTGGAGATGACgatgaaaatattgaagAAGAAGATAATGGAAATCACAAGTTACAGAAAAATGACAagtcgaaaaaaaaaaataaaaaattattaaaaaaaaacacattaatatatagtgAAGCCGAAGAAGGAGAAGAAGAAAGTGACAATGATTCTGATGATTTTGACGATTTCGAAAATGAAGATTTaattaatgataataatataacaaaaaataaatcaaataaaagaatGCGTGATGAGCTTGGTATTGTCGAATATGATGCAGAAAATGGTGATGATACTATagatatgaataaaatggaaaaaaaacaaaaaacacattttgatgaaatattagaaaatttaaaatcaaaacgaaaaaaagtTCAAAAAATATCTGAAGATGATGGATTACAATATTGtgaaaatgttttaaatcAAATGATATTAATGCATGAACAAGATATACAAAAtgttaaagaaaaaaaacctGCAACAGCTAAACTTCAAATAATTGATGAAGtttgtaaaatattaacaaaacCTAAATGGAaaccattttttatgaaattaaatatatatcatgtTTTAGCTTTATGGCTAATGCCATTGCCAAAAAATACTCTTCCAAATTTTACTATAAgaacaaatttattaaaagtCATACAACAATTACCAATAACTATTAAATCATTAAGGGGTAGTCAATTAGGAAAGATAATGACATTTTTGCATACCCATAAAGATGAAAcagatgaaaataaaaaaattattagaaaTATTCTACAAAATTGGATGGGCCCAATTATAGGAATAAATGCGAATTATAAACAATTCGCAAAAGAAAGACAAAAACGAATACTTGAAAATCCTgaatatcataaaaaacTACTTGAAAAAGCCAAAACACTAATACCTGATTCTATATCTatagaaaaagaagaagaaCAAAACGAATTAAAAAGACATGCGTCTATACCGTATAACAGTGAatgttcatttttaattaatgtACCTTCTTCTATACCcgatattaataaaaaagttttaCAAAAAAGCAGAATTAAGAAACTGGCTGATAATATGAGATTACTAAAACGAGTAACAAAATCACAAAAAGTTTCAATTGAAGGAAAAGGAGTAGCAGCTGCAccctaa
- a CDS encoding mechanosensitive ion channel protein, putative has product MNEMKDENFKSASKTKYPQSIMMDMSRSYMNRQDRINALNLYIQKSSYNPQFIQDEEEEDDETESETLGDILFKIFTIIFPNMSPWIWFLMHFIMNLVIVCVSLSSLSEPNITDQILDPKYNRDFIFGSIYSCFIILFVNIASFSIIMIIHAFIQKVILEKLLQPSALCSAFYNTVDPEIVYLFWSAVQIIYWRSNMILKNGPNENGNYYILRIFGYKDTDNPFMFLSTIHWYITFPLLLYIVFAARSLFLSIISFTFELGFLMNAHDLLERYLRKYGILRRFNIEWFMFIADKQENIRSLFGHELYQDEKVIRQLETNDISKQFIQDKAELLLFKNLPRNCTCCKISLNKNKHNAMKLLLPSVFEPKNIVKSEFSSIKNWLACHYVVNTHPILFLLNNSISLTNKESIKNGSDILFRQIIMSLKMYYQEKNDTYAFTESPMNIVSFEAMPSNRNIQSIKRNKDHTRVKLQGSFPYQNRDALNSHKVDSDNRTQKKINLENIFNDIDQDAPLGNTYNKDHFEIRENVRIENRRTDKNIKSSKLRDDEDIYDRNENDRKSGGKNKTRGKQKRNKSINRNKNCDIERGNEKSIEKSNLIDDDGVIIPSPILEKDSRGKKNKLRENPTKYEHLHKYSKDDEETEVNNKNNVIGTLKTFGKLEKSKDKTIDSRESAYSDKMQLKVEEKGEKSKESITVEGTKFNICITPSLSYIQNMDGNKKGDISNEASVNEEYNNSNSGKNISGDESIKISDKFGVDEITKDEEGYYPNIENYKSITVQIKDYTIDDVLKKKCASDSLHNCEIGINETYDDGKYYSQSKDNFLNIDTLKNDKENERNELMFNKDKKFGSSLFLKENNNSQDKNTMENNLYNLEKENNSSAVGGVGGINNTNVMSQKMPILKKNVNGNDLVKSSRQLRSSINKNTCIYNSRLLNDDLNILERSDIGNAKRLKENKKTRFSSCLCLRKNKKERFSKIKKDISLEIDDPFVSNFKSPMQLNINGNEFITKEMIEVFLKPDETDEFMKEFDLSGHGKIDIIMFRTAIKRAIACRKKFIKSLKGKESILKLVRRLMSILMSFLASVVLLFIFGVSADTIIVTGAAFITAITVILSYMYTSFITSVIFIAFSNPYNIGDRIRLDGGEAMYIKKIKTYTTEFETTTGKIVIYENSKLSNAKIYNESRSKNAYIDISFKVDINTPLLALKELRKSLQFLVDSRPSDFCKTKNLYFGYSLQPGHFYEISFWIKCVEGWGNWRKVFELRTDIYDFIILQLRLLSISYRLPTQKVGFTAPLNVITNNNNNNNTNSNINNSRNKQGNYYISPSKDSKQAIFASEAKHNRMFYSSSFGKDNDDDNIYDNNLFREKEKYENMYNNNDTFFYNSNRNVYPICDDNMPIYMNRQNKNNSIALNENNNMDISSMDKNENGLVNRKTIQNFRKINQDLRNEYFGNSNRFVKTAMNNFPNNYSTYYGNFNMYTEKYKNSNLTDNMKKICGTNTELNMQTNCINCSSQETKLKNPQTYFLENTLNNNNKDCDRVTELDNVIDGRQNGVAKFEHKYPNLKNAGCCNIEEKNKIKFDRLKENECTQKQFTTCNKFGGIPQGCYINESEKFNNVYIDNNGNNRDNNYFEGISQKGQYDEEYTEQINCNENSYLSYDSSSGYDSFECVKHFSNLHYRNIEEKNDKKIKKSTTKYSLNKKNK; this is encoded by the coding sequence ATGAACGAAATGAAAGATGAAAACTTTAAGAGTGCTTCGAAGACAAAGTATCCACAATCAATAATGATGGATATGTCGAGATCATATATGAATAGACAAGATAGGATAAACGCactaaatttatatattcaaaaatcATCGTATAATCCTCAATTTATTCAAGATGAAGAGGAAGAAGATGATGAAACAGAAAGTGAAACACTTGgagatatattatttaagaTATTTACAATTATATTTCCTAACATGTCACCGTGGATATGGTTTCTTATGCAttttataatgaatttGGTTATAGTATGTGTAAGTTTAAGTTCTTTATCTGAACCTAATATAACTGATCAAATATTAGAcccaaaatataatagagattttatatttggtagtatatattcttgttttattatattatttgttaatatagcatctttttcaataattatgataattCATGCTTTTATTCAAAAAGTAATTTTAGAAAAGTTATTACAGCCTAGTGCATTATGTTCAGCTTTTTATAATACAGTTGATCCAGAAAtcgtttatttattttggtCAGCTgttcaaataatatattggCGTAGTAAtatgatattaaaaaatggacCAAACGAAAAtggaaattattatatattacgAATTTTTGGATATAAAGATACTGATAACCcttttatgtttttaagTACAATACATTGGTATATAACATTTccgttattattatatatagtatttGCTGCCcgttcattatttttatctataaTATCCTTTACATTTGAACTCGGTTTTTTGATGAATGCTCATGATTTATTAGAAAGATATTTAAGAAAATATGGTATTTTGCGCCGATTTAATATTGAATGGTTTATGTTTATAGCTGACAAACAAGAAAATATTCGATCTCTTTTTGGGCATGAATTATATCAAGATGAAAAAGTAATAAGGCAATTAGAAACAAATGATATAAGTAAACAATTTATTCAAGATAAAGcagaattattattatttaaaaatttaccTAGAAATTGTACATGCTGTAAAATATcactaaataaaaataaacataatgctatgaaattattattaccatCTGTTTTTGAAcctaaaaatattgtaaaatCCGAATTTTCATCTATTAAAAATTGGCTAGCTTGTCATTATGTTGTTAATACACATCCTATACTTTtcttattaaataatagtatatCCCTAACGAATAAAGAATCAATTAAAAATGGATctgatatattatttcggcaaattattatgtctttaaaaatgtattatcaagaaaaaaatgacacATATGCATTTACGGAATCACCAATGAACATTGTATCTTTTGAAGCCATGCCATCAAATAGGAACATTCAAAGTATAAAACGAAATAAGGATCATACTAGAGTGAAATTACAAGGTTCATTTCCTTATCAAAATAGAGACGCTTTAAATAGTCACAAAGTTGATTCTGATAATAGgactcaaaaaaaaattaacttggaaaatatttttaatgacATTGATCAAGATGCACCGCTAggaaatacatataataaggACCATTTCGAAATAAGGGAAAATGTAAGAATCGAAAACAGGAGAactgataaaaatattaaaagtaGTAAATTGAGAGATGATGAAGATATATATGAcagaaatgaaaatgatagaAAATCTGggggaaaaaataaaacaagaggaaaacaaaaaagaaataaaagtattaacagaaataaaaattgtgatATTGAAAGGGGAAATGAAAAATCTATAGAAAAAAGCAATTTGATTGATGATGATGGGGTAATAATTCCATCGCCAATATTAGAAAAAGATTCAAGGggaaagaaaaataaattaaggGAAAATCCaacaaaatatgaacatttacataaatattcaaaagatgatgaagaaactgaagtaaataataaaaataatgtaattGGTACGTTAAAAACTTTTGGAAAATTGGAAAAATCTAAAGACAAAACAATAGATTCACGAGAATCAGCTTATTCAGATAAAATGCAACTTAAAGTAGAAGAAAAAGGAGAAAAATCTAAAGAAAGCATAACTGTTGAAGgaacaaaatttaatatttgtattactCCGtctttatcatatatacaaaatatggacggaaataaaaaaggagaTATATCTAACGAAGCATCTGTAAATGAAGAGTATAATAATAGCAATagtggaaaaaatatttcaggAGACgaaagtataaaaataagtgaTAAATTTGGTGTAGATGAAATAACAAAAGATGAAGAGGGTTATTATccaaatatagaaaattataaaagcATAACTGTTCAGATAAAAGACTATACCATTGAtgatgttttaaaaaaaaaatgtgcatCTGATTCGTTGCACAATTGTGAAATAGGAATAAATGAAACGTATGACGatggaaaatattattctcAATCAAAagacaattttttaaacattgATACATTGAAGaatgataaagaaaatgaacGAAATGAATTGATGTTTAATAAAGACAAGAAATTTGGTTCTTCCTTATTTCtaaaggaaaataataattcccAAGATAAAAACACaatggaaaataatttatataatttggaaaaagaaaataatagttcTGCGGTTGGGGGGGTGGGAGGTATTAACAACACTAATGTAATGTCTCAGAAAATGcctattttaaaaaaaaatgttaatgGAAATGATTTGGTAAAAAGTAGTAGACAATTAAGAAGctcaataaataaaaatacatgcATTTATAACTCTCGTTTGTTAAATGATgatttgaatatattagaAAGGAGTGATATAGGAAATGCTAAAAGATTAAAAGAGAATAAAAAGACTCGTTTTTCAAGTTGTTTATgtttaagaaaaaataaaaaagaaagatttagcaaaataaaaaaggataTATCACTAGAAATAGATGATCCATTCGTTTCGAATTTTAAAAGTCCTATgcaattaaatataaatgggAACGAATTTATAACAAAAGAAATGATTGAAGTATTTTTAAAGCCCGATGAAACGGATGAATTTATGAAAGAGTTTGACTTATCTGGTCATGGAAAAATTGATATAATTATGTTTAGAACTGCAATAAAAAGAGCAATAGCATGtcgaaaaaaatttataaaaagtttAAAGGGAAAAGAAAgcatattaaaattagTTAGAAGATTAATGTCAATATTAATGTCTTTTTTAGCATCTGTTGTgttgttatttatatttgggGTTTCAGCTGATACGATCATTGTTACGGGTGCAGCTTTTATAACAGCCATAACGGTTATATTAagttatatgtatacaagTTTTATAACATCAGTTATATTTATAGCTTTTTCTAATCCATATAATATAGGAGATAGAATAAGATTAGATGGGGGTGAAGCaatgtatattaaaaaaataaaaacatatactACTGAATTTGAAACAACAACAGGAAAAATcgttatatatgaaaattctAAATTAAGTAAtgcaaaaatatacaatgaAAGTAGAtcaaaaaatgcatatatagatatatcatttaaagTAGATATTAATACACCATTATTAGCATTAAAAGAATTAAGAAAAAGCTTACAATTTTTAGTTGATAGTAGACCTAGTGATTTTtgtaaaacaaaaaatttatattttggaTATTCATTGCAACCTGgtcatttttatgaaataaGTTTTTGGATTAAATGCGTAGAAGGATGGGGGAATTGGAGAAAAGTATTTGAATTAAGAACagatatatatgattttatAATACTACAATTAAGATTATTAAGTATATCCTATAGATTACCAACACAAAAAGTTGGTTTTACTGCTCCTTTAAATGTTATaactaataataacaataacaACAATACtaatagtaatataaacaattcTAGAAATAAGCAAGGTAATTATTACATTTCCCCCTCAAAAGATTCAAAACAAGCAATATTTGCTTCAGAAGCTAAACATAACCGAATGTTTTACTCATCTTCCTTTGGAAAGGACaatgatgatgataatatatatgataataatttatttagagaaaaagaaaaatatgaaaacatgtacaataataatgatacgtttttttataacagTAATAGAAATGTATATCCTATTTGTGATGATAATATGCCCATATATATGAACAggcaaaataaaaataatagtatagCTTTGAATGAAAACAACAACATGGATATATCTTCCATGgacaaaaatgaaaatgggTTGGTGAATAGAAAAACAATTCaaaattttagaaaaattaatcaGGATTTAagaaatgaatattttggTAATTCGAATAGATTTGTTAAAACTGCAATGAATAATTTTCCTAATAACTACTCGACATATTATGgtaattttaatatgtatacagaaaaatataaaaactcAAATTTAACTGATaatatgaagaaaatttGCGGCACAAATACTGAACTTAACATGCAAACAAATTGCATAAATTGTTCATCTCAggaaacaaaattaaaaaatccccaaacttattttttggaaaatacactgaataataataataaagattGTGATAGAGTAACAGAATTAGATAACGTTATAGATGGTAGACAAAATGGCGTGGCTAAATTTGAACATAAATACccgaatttaaaaaatgcagGATGTTGTAAtattgaagaaaaaaataaaattaaatttgatAGACTAAAAGAGAATGAATGTACACAAAAACAATTTACTACATGTAATAAGTTTGGTGGAATTCCACAAGGATGCTATATAAATGAATCCGAgaaatttaataatgttTATATAGACAATAATGGAAACAATAGggataataattattttgaagGAATATCTCAAAAGGGTCAATATGACGAAGAATATACAgaacaaataaattgtaATGAGAATAGTTATTTGTCTTATGATAGCTCTTCTGGTTATGACAGTTTTGAATGTGTTAAACACTTTTCTAATCTGCATTACAGAAAtattgaagaaaaaaatgataaaaaaattaaaaaatccACGACAAAATATAGccttaataaaaaaaacaaataa